Proteins encoded within one genomic window of Streptomyces kaniharaensis:
- a CDS encoding ribonuclease HII codes for MPIVPPTHSVERSLRRAGAKIVVGLDEVGRGAWAGPVTVGAAVTGLRRPPEGLTDSKLLTELRRRALAPVLANWVTAYALGHATPQECDELGMTAALRLAAVRALEALPVEPDAVILDGKHDYLGGPWRVRTVIKGDQSCVCVSAASVLAKVHRDGLMAELGEQHPAYGFADNAGYPSPVHRAALEEFGPTDLHRLSWAYLDALPKWRHLKRVRPGLQAVEDSADEQLTLGF; via the coding sequence ATGCCCATCGTCCCGCCGACGCACTCCGTCGAACGCTCGCTCCGCCGGGCCGGCGCCAAGATCGTCGTCGGTCTGGACGAGGTGGGGCGCGGTGCCTGGGCCGGCCCGGTCACCGTCGGCGCGGCCGTCACCGGCCTGCGCAGGCCGCCGGAGGGGCTCACCGACTCCAAGCTGCTCACCGAACTGCGCCGCCGCGCGCTCGCCCCGGTCCTCGCCAACTGGGTCACCGCGTACGCGCTCGGCCACGCCACGCCACAGGAGTGCGACGAGCTCGGCATGACCGCCGCGCTGCGTCTGGCTGCCGTCCGCGCGCTGGAGGCGCTGCCGGTCGAACCCGACGCGGTGATCCTGGACGGCAAGCACGACTACCTCGGCGGACCCTGGCGGGTGCGCACGGTGATCAAGGGGGACCAGTCCTGCGTCTGCGTCTCCGCCGCCTCGGTGCTCGCCAAGGTCCACCGCGACGGGCTGATGGCCGAACTGGGCGAGCAGCACCCCGCGTACGGCTTCGCCGACAACGCGGGCTACCCCTCCCCGGTGCACCGCGCCGCGCTGGAGGAGTTCGGCCCCACCGATCTGCACCGGCTCTCCTGGGCGTACTTGGACGCACTGCCGAAGTGGCGGCATCTGAAGCGGGTCCGGCCTGGCCTGCAGGCAGTCGAAGACTCCGCCGACGAACAGTTGACACTTGGTTTCTGA
- a CDS encoding carbohydrate ABC transporter permease has protein sequence MSVPTTGSARQGNPVRKAFSSPLASVFVIAVTVLWTIPTLGLLVTSLRPKQDVTADGWWNAFLHPDLGLGNYHTVLFEGGSGVSTGLMPFLVNSLAISIPATLFPLVLAAMAAYGLAWVKFRGSDTVFFVVFALQVVPIQMALIPLLRLFSGGAHLGSLTLIPPVDLKGSYAPVWLAHTMFALPLAVFLLHNFIAQLPRDLMEAAVVDGASHFKIFRSIVLPLCTPALASFAIFQFLWVWNDLLVALTFAGGTPEVAPMTVRLAQLAGSFGGRWELLTAGAFLSIVVPLIVFFSLQRYFVRGLLAGSVKG, from the coding sequence ATGAGCGTGCCGACCACCGGGAGCGCGCGCCAGGGCAACCCCGTCCGGAAGGCGTTCAGCAGCCCGCTCGCCTCGGTCTTCGTGATCGCGGTGACCGTGCTGTGGACGATCCCGACCCTGGGCCTGCTGGTGACGTCGCTGCGGCCCAAGCAGGACGTGACGGCGGACGGCTGGTGGAACGCCTTCCTGCACCCGGACCTCGGCCTCGGCAACTACCACACGGTGCTGTTCGAGGGCGGCTCCGGCGTCTCCACCGGCCTGATGCCGTTCCTGGTCAACTCGCTGGCGATCAGCATCCCCGCGACCCTGTTCCCGCTGGTGCTGGCGGCGATGGCGGCGTACGGGCTGGCCTGGGTGAAGTTCCGGGGCAGCGACACGGTGTTCTTCGTGGTGTTCGCGCTCCAGGTGGTGCCGATCCAGATGGCGCTGATCCCGCTGCTGCGGCTGTTCTCCGGCGGCGCGCACCTGGGCTCGTTGACGCTGATCCCGCCGGTGGACCTGAAGGGCAGCTACGCGCCGGTCTGGCTGGCGCACACGATGTTCGCGCTGCCGCTGGCGGTGTTCCTGCTGCACAACTTCATCGCCCAGCTGCCGCGCGACCTGATGGAGGCGGCGGTGGTGGACGGCGCCTCGCACTTCAAGATCTTCCGTTCGATCGTGCTGCCGCTGTGCACCCCGGCGCTGGCGTCGTTCGCGATCTTCCAGTTCCTGTGGGTCTGGAACGACCTGCTGGTGGCGCTGACCTTCGCCGGCGGCACGCCCGAGGTGGCGCCGATGACGGTCCGGCTGGCGCAGCTGGCCGGGTCGTTCGGCGGGCGCTGGGAGCTGCTCACGGCGGGGGCGTTCCTGTCGATCGTCGTCCCGCTGATCGTCTTCTTCAGCCTGCAGCGGTACTTCGTGCGGGGGCTGCTGGCCGGGTCGGTGAAGGGCTGA
- a CDS encoding MFS transporter, producing the protein MAISDTLSKNSPPRGGKDRGKNITLAVIAATQLMVVLDATIVNIALPHIQNALNFSTTDLSWVINAYTLTFGGLLLLGGRAGDILGRRRVFIAGTLLFGLASLLGGFAQDSTLLLAARALQGIGGAICSPTAFALIATNFEEGPERNKAFGVFSAVAGSGAAIGLLAGGLLTEYLNWRWVFFVNVPIAVLIAIAAPRYIAESERHEGRFDLPGAFTSTLGLVGLVYGFIRAANPDYGWSDTLTLGSFAAGALLLAAFFVIENRTDEPITPLHLFADRNRTGGLVMMLCIAAAMFGIFFYVVLFVQGPLGYSPLKAGVSFLPISVSIIIAAQIASSLQAKYGPKPFMAGGALLVTAGLSWLTQMSKDSGYVDGVLGPTVVFGFGMGLIFVPVMLLSVAGVPGEETGAASGLLNSMQQIGGSLGLSILTTVFAHYATAESKVQLPKFMASATPDQLAHLQEKHEFPQGTDAANSVLTEGISHGFIVGAALAAVALLVAIFAIKAKAGDLPSESSGVAMH; encoded by the coding sequence GTGGCTATCTCCGACACGCTCAGCAAGAACTCACCACCACGAGGGGGGAAGGACCGGGGCAAGAACATCACCCTGGCCGTCATCGCGGCCACGCAGCTCATGGTGGTGCTCGACGCGACCATCGTGAACATCGCGTTGCCGCACATCCAGAACGCGCTCAACTTCTCGACCACCGACCTGTCATGGGTCATCAACGCCTACACGCTGACCTTCGGCGGTCTGCTGCTGCTCGGCGGTCGCGCGGGTGACATCCTCGGCCGCCGCCGGGTGTTCATCGCCGGCACCCTGCTGTTCGGTCTGGCCTCACTGCTGGGCGGCTTCGCCCAGGACAGCACTCTGCTGCTGGCCGCCCGCGCTCTCCAGGGCATAGGCGGCGCGATCTGTTCCCCGACGGCCTTCGCCCTGATCGCCACCAACTTCGAGGAAGGGCCGGAACGCAACAAGGCGTTCGGCGTGTTCTCGGCGGTGGCCGGCTCGGGCGCCGCGATCGGCCTGCTGGCCGGCGGTCTGCTCACCGAGTACCTGAACTGGCGCTGGGTCTTCTTCGTCAACGTGCCGATCGCGGTGCTGATCGCGATCGCCGCGCCGCGCTACATCGCCGAGTCCGAGCGCCACGAGGGCCGCTTCGACCTGCCCGGCGCCTTCACGTCGACGCTGGGCCTGGTCGGCCTGGTCTATGGGTTCATCCGGGCCGCCAACCCCGACTACGGCTGGTCGGACACCCTCACGCTCGGCTCCTTCGCGGCCGGCGCGCTCCTGCTCGCCGCGTTCTTCGTGATCGAGAACCGGACGGACGAGCCGATCACCCCGCTGCACCTGTTCGCCGACCGCAACCGCACCGGCGGCCTCGTGATGATGCTCTGCATAGCCGCGGCCATGTTCGGCATCTTCTTCTACGTCGTGCTCTTCGTGCAGGGCCCGCTGGGCTACAGCCCGCTGAAGGCCGGCGTGTCGTTCCTGCCGATCAGCGTGTCGATCATCATCGCCGCGCAGATCGCGTCCAGCCTCCAGGCCAAGTACGGCCCGAAGCCCTTCATGGCGGGCGGCGCGCTGCTGGTCACCGCCGGCCTGAGCTGGCTGACCCAGATGAGCAAGGACAGCGGCTACGTCGACGGAGTGCTCGGCCCCACGGTGGTGTTCGGCTTCGGCATGGGTCTGATCTTCGTCCCGGTGATGCTGCTGTCCGTCGCGGGCGTCCCCGGCGAGGAGACCGGCGCCGCGTCCGGCCTGCTCAACTCGATGCAGCAGATCGGTGGTTCGCTCGGCCTGTCGATCCTGACGACGGTCTTCGCCCACTACGCCACCGCCGAGTCCAAGGTGCAGCTGCCGAAGTTCATGGCCTCGGCCACGCCGGACCAGCTGGCCCATCTGCAGGAGAAGCACGAGTTCCCGCAGGGCACCGACGCCGCCAACTCGGTCCTCACCGAGGGCATTTCGCACGGCTTCATCGTGGGCGCCGCGCTCGCGGCGGTCGCGCTGCTGGTCGCGATCTTCGCGATCAAGGCCAAGGCCGGCGACCTGCCGTCGGAGTCCTCCGGCGTCGCGATGCACTGA
- a CDS encoding carbohydrate ABC transporter permease: MSVPDTPSSAAALAGGAWGDAVIKFGNSFGAVAGFLAILLLVFFVAGRARGRLARPLAIAVFLGPAVLLLLVGLVVPLLRTVYLSLRNDDGTRFVGGENYGWAFTTESVQEVLVNTLLWLVIAPLAATGLGLVLALLVDRMRGQAVYKSLIFMPMAISLVGASIIFKFVYESRGPGQSQIGLLSQLAVALGWDDPPNWMLSQPLNTFLLMAVMVWVQTGFAMVVLSAAIKAIPDEVTEAARLDGAGGVRLFWYVTVPMIRTTVVVVLTTVMITTLKAFDIVRTMTGGNFGTQVLANEMYSQSFVQFNTGRGGALAVILFLAVLPLVAYNIVQLRKERGVR, encoded by the coding sequence ATGTCCGTACCCGACACCCCGTCTTCGGCCGCCGCGCTCGCCGGCGGCGCGTGGGGCGACGCGGTGATCAAGTTCGGCAATAGCTTCGGGGCCGTCGCGGGCTTCCTCGCCATCCTGCTGCTGGTCTTCTTCGTGGCCGGCCGCGCCCGGGGCCGCCTGGCCCGCCCGCTCGCCATCGCCGTGTTCCTCGGCCCGGCCGTGCTGCTGCTCCTGGTCGGCCTGGTCGTGCCGCTGCTGCGCACCGTCTATCTGAGCCTGCGGAACGACGACGGCACCCGCTTCGTCGGCGGCGAGAACTACGGCTGGGCCTTCACCACCGAATCGGTGCAGGAGGTGCTGGTCAACACGCTGCTCTGGCTGGTGATCGCGCCGCTGGCGGCCACCGGCCTGGGCCTGGTGCTGGCGCTGCTGGTGGACCGGATGCGCGGCCAGGCGGTGTACAAGTCACTGATCTTCATGCCGATGGCGATCTCGCTGGTCGGCGCCTCGATCATCTTCAAGTTCGTCTACGAGTCGCGCGGGCCGGGCCAGTCGCAGATCGGCCTGCTCAGCCAGCTGGCCGTCGCGCTGGGCTGGGACGATCCGCCGAACTGGATGCTCTCCCAGCCGCTGAACACCTTCCTGCTGATGGCGGTCATGGTCTGGGTGCAGACGGGCTTCGCGATGGTGGTGCTGTCGGCGGCGATCAAGGCGATCCCGGACGAGGTGACCGAGGCGGCCCGGCTGGACGGCGCCGGCGGGGTGCGGCTGTTCTGGTACGTCACCGTGCCGATGATCCGCACGACGGTGGTGGTGGTGCTGACCACCGTCATGATCACCACGCTGAAGGCCTTCGACATCGTCCGCACCATGACCGGCGGCAACTTCGGCACGCAGGTGCTGGCCAACGAGATGTACTCGCAGTCCTTCGTGCAGTTCAACACCGGGCGGGGCGGCGCGCTCGCGGTGATCCTCTTCCTCGCGGTGCTGCCGCTGGTGGCCTACAACATCGTCCAGCTGCGGAAGGAGCGTGGGGTCCGATGA
- a CDS encoding DUF4192 domain-containing protein, whose protein sequence is MNATNNDSAMNNEPVILSLGPASGHRPVIMRGPADMAELLPYLMGFFPDDSIVAVGLHGPDLHQGGVIRADIPASPALWPAAAEETAALLVDLSERRDSRPLQVLLYLCQDPASEHGPPVLDGLRPLADGLRAAFARRSVPVKESLCVSDGRWWSFLCRRQGCCDPAGNSIRRAPAPGPAAAAATFAGLAPRGSRKAIIAGLAPIGSPSADAQRAAIARAEAAELPEPGIDLLDQAFAEFAAGVCELDEDRTARLLLALRDRSTRDRGAEFVRPAELAPAERLWRFLARRAVPPYESCAVAPLTLLAWASWVAGDTATARVVLGRALDLDPCYLLADLLHESLNDGMTPEALLAAVEGQRQRREARPSAVAPEPAAEERPGPVPGPGPGGASGGSAGTAVARRRRRARRAASAAGTVPADGGPVSPAEGVPEPGGPGPVALLPAPGCRPGERSAGGLRLGRAWSCGSAAAPRHRCTRRSARGARHAR, encoded by the coding sequence ATGAACGCCACGAACAACGACAGCGCCATGAACAACGAGCCTGTCATCCTGTCCCTCGGCCCGGCCTCCGGCCACCGGCCGGTCATCATGCGCGGTCCGGCCGACATGGCCGAGTTGCTGCCCTATCTGATGGGCTTCTTCCCCGACGACAGCATCGTCGCCGTCGGACTGCATGGCCCTGACCTGCACCAGGGCGGGGTGATCCGGGCGGACATCCCCGCCTCGCCCGCGCTGTGGCCGGCTGCGGCGGAGGAGACGGCCGCCCTGCTGGTAGACCTGTCCGAGCGGCGCGACAGCCGCCCGCTCCAGGTGCTCCTCTACCTCTGCCAGGATCCCGCCTCGGAGCACGGGCCGCCGGTCCTGGACGGCCTGCGGCCGCTGGCCGACGGCCTCCGGGCCGCGTTCGCCCGCCGCAGCGTGCCGGTCAAGGAGTCGCTGTGCGTCTCGGACGGCCGCTGGTGGTCATTCCTCTGCCGCCGCCAGGGGTGCTGCGATCCGGCGGGCAACTCGATCCGGCGCGCCCCCGCCCCAGGGCCGGCCGCCGCGGCGGCGACCTTCGCGGGTCTCGCCCCGCGCGGCAGTCGCAAGGCGATCATCGCGGGGCTGGCACCGATCGGGTCGCCCAGCGCGGACGCCCAGCGTGCGGCGATCGCCCGGGCTGAGGCGGCCGAGCTGCCGGAGCCGGGGATCGATCTGCTCGACCAGGCCTTCGCCGAGTTCGCGGCCGGTGTGTGCGAGCTGGACGAGGACCGGACGGCGCGGCTGCTGCTCGCCCTGCGCGACCGGTCCACCAGGGACCGCGGCGCCGAGTTCGTCCGGCCCGCCGAGCTGGCGCCCGCCGAGCGGCTCTGGCGCTTTCTCGCCCGGCGGGCCGTGCCGCCGTACGAGAGCTGTGCGGTGGCCCCGCTCACACTGCTGGCCTGGGCCTCCTGGGTGGCCGGGGACACCGCGACGGCCCGGGTCGTCCTCGGCCGCGCCCTCGATCTCGACCCGTGCTACCTGCTGGCCGATCTGCTCCACGAGTCGCTCAACGACGGAATGACGCCGGAGGCGCTGCTCGCGGCCGTCGAGGGCCAGCGGCAGCGGCGCGAGGCGCGGCCGTCCGCGGTGGCTCCCGAGCCGGCCGCCGAGGAGCGCCCCGGCCCGGTCCCCGGGCCCGGTCCCGGTGGGGCGTCCGGCGGATCGGCCGGCACGGCGGTGGCCAGGCGCCGCCGCCGCGCCCGCCGGGCGGCCTCGGCCGCAGGCACGGTGCCCGCGGACGGCGGTCCGGTCAGCCCCGCCGAGGGTGTGCCGGAGCCGGGCGGCCCCGGGCCGGTCGCCCTCCTCCCGGCGCCGGGCTGCCGGCCGGGCGAGCGGTCCGCGGGCGGCCTGCGGCTGGGGCGAGCGTGGTCGTGCGGGTCGGCGGCGGCCCCGCGCCACCGGTGTACCCGGCGGTCAGCCCGGGGAGCCCGCCATGCGCGCTGA
- a CDS encoding TetR-like C-terminal domain-containing protein has translation MATEVLTRPVRRRGKELENAIFAATLDQLTSGGYARLTMEGVAAAARTGKAALYRRWASKVELVIDALDSTLPRPNGIPDLGSARGELLQLIEVFADAMNSRAGSALHALMGELSHQQAEVFKDFIVQRVIEPTKDTILDILRRGAERGDVRADAATPMVADVVPAMFLYQVKISGRENMAPDYAARMVDDVLVPLIRA, from the coding sequence GTGGCCACCGAGGTCCTGACCCGGCCGGTGCGGCGCCGAGGGAAGGAGTTGGAGAACGCGATCTTCGCGGCCACGCTCGACCAGCTCACCTCCGGCGGCTACGCGCGGCTGACGATGGAAGGTGTCGCCGCTGCGGCGCGGACCGGGAAGGCCGCGCTCTACCGGCGCTGGGCATCCAAGGTCGAACTCGTCATCGACGCCCTGGACTCCACTCTCCCACGCCCCAACGGCATCCCAGACCTCGGGTCCGCCCGTGGTGAATTGCTGCAGCTCATCGAGGTGTTCGCGGATGCGATGAACTCCCGCGCGGGCAGCGCCCTGCACGCGCTGATGGGCGAGCTCTCCCACCAACAGGCCGAGGTGTTCAAGGACTTCATCGTGCAGCGGGTGATCGAGCCGACCAAGGACACCATCCTGGACATCCTCCGCCGTGGCGCCGAGCGCGGCGACGTCCGCGCCGACGCCGCCACCCCGATGGTCGCGGACGTCGTCCCCGCGATGTTCCTCTACCAGGTGAAGATCTCCGGCCGGGAGAACATGGCGCCCGACTACGCGGCCCGGATGGTCGACGACGTGTTGGTGCCGCTGATCCGGGCGTGA
- a CDS encoding RecQ family ATP-dependent DNA helicase — MQQPEIHTTATAADRAEVRARAEAVLRELAGPGAVLRDDQWTAIEALVVDHRRALVVQRTGWGKSAVYFIATALLRARGAGPTVIVSPLLALMRNQVESAARAGIHARTINSANTDEWDEIQAEVSAGKVDILLVSPERLNNPDFRDQVLPKLAASTGLLVVDEAHCISDWGHDFRPDYRRLRTMLADLPSGVPVLATTATANARVTADVAEQLGTGTTDEHALVLRGPLDRESLTLGVLALPDPAHRLAWLADHLDRLPGSGIIYTLTVAAAEEVTAFLRERGFVVASYSGRTEDAERRTAEADLLANRVKALVATSALGMGFDKPDLGFVAHLGSPSSPIAYYQQVGRAGRGVDRAEVLLLPGREDEAIWRYFASLAFPPEEQVRRTIDALAEAGRPLSTAALEPRVDLRRTRLETMLKVLDVDGAVRRVKGGWTATGQSWEYDTARYAKVAESREAEQRAMREYATATGCRMEFLRRQLDDEQAAPCGRCDNCAGPLHTPEVSAATLEAARAALGRPGVGFEPRRLWPTGMDSLGVPLKGRIPAGEQAETGRALGRLSDIGWGTRLRTLLAEQAPDVPVPGEAVDALVTVLADWARGPGGWAGPATADGTRLDRPVGVVAMASSTRPQLVGSLAARIAEIGRLPLLGRIEYADGRPPHGARSNSAQRLHSVADALVLPPELVEAVAAASGPLLLVDDLVDSGWTVTVAARLLRRAGASAVLPLVLAVQG, encoded by the coding sequence ATGCAGCAGCCCGAGATCCACACCACCGCCACCGCCGCCGACCGAGCCGAGGTCCGGGCGCGGGCCGAGGCCGTCCTGCGCGAGCTGGCCGGGCCCGGCGCCGTCCTGCGCGACGACCAGTGGACGGCCATCGAGGCGCTGGTGGTCGACCACCGCCGCGCCCTGGTCGTGCAGCGCACCGGCTGGGGGAAGTCCGCCGTCTACTTCATCGCCACCGCTCTGCTCCGCGCCCGGGGCGCCGGGCCGACGGTGATCGTCTCGCCGCTGCTCGCCCTGATGCGCAACCAGGTCGAGTCGGCGGCCCGGGCCGGCATCCACGCCCGCACCATCAACTCGGCCAACACCGACGAGTGGGACGAGATCCAGGCCGAGGTCTCGGCCGGGAAGGTGGACATCCTGCTGGTCAGCCCGGAGCGGCTGAACAACCCCGACTTCCGCGACCAGGTGCTCCCCAAGCTCGCCGCCTCCACCGGCCTGCTGGTGGTCGACGAGGCGCACTGCATCTCCGACTGGGGCCACGACTTCCGGCCCGACTACCGCCGTCTGCGCACCATGCTCGCCGACCTCCCTTCCGGGGTCCCGGTGCTGGCCACCACCGCCACGGCCAACGCCCGGGTCACCGCCGACGTCGCCGAGCAGCTCGGCACCGGCACCACCGACGAGCACGCCCTGGTGCTGCGCGGCCCGCTCGACCGGGAGAGCCTCACCCTCGGCGTGCTCGCCCTCCCCGACCCGGCGCACCGGCTCGCCTGGCTGGCCGACCACCTCGACCGGCTGCCGGGCTCGGGCATCATCTACACCCTGACGGTGGCGGCGGCCGAGGAGGTGACGGCGTTCCTGCGCGAGCGCGGCTTCGTGGTGGCCTCCTACTCCGGCCGCACCGAGGACGCCGAGCGCCGCACCGCCGAGGCCGATCTGCTGGCGAACCGGGTCAAGGCGCTGGTCGCCACCTCCGCCCTGGGCATGGGCTTCGACAAGCCCGACCTCGGCTTCGTGGCGCACCTGGGCTCGCCCAGCTCCCCGATCGCCTATTACCAGCAGGTCGGCCGGGCCGGCCGCGGCGTCGACCGGGCCGAGGTACTGCTGCTGCCCGGTCGCGAGGACGAGGCGATCTGGCGCTACTTCGCGTCACTGGCCTTCCCCCCGGAGGAGCAGGTCCGTCGCACGATCGACGCGCTGGCCGAGGCCGGCCGGCCGCTCTCCACGGCCGCGCTGGAGCCCCGGGTGGACCTGCGCCGCACCCGGCTGGAGACCATGCTCAAGGTGCTCGACGTGGACGGCGCGGTCCGGCGGGTCAAGGGCGGTTGGACGGCCACCGGGCAGAGCTGGGAGTACGACACCGCCCGTTACGCCAAGGTCGCGGAATCCCGCGAGGCGGAGCAGCGGGCGATGCGCGAGTACGCGACGGCCACCGGCTGCCGGATGGAGTTCCTGCGGCGGCAGCTGGACGACGAGCAGGCCGCGCCGTGTGGCCGGTGCGACAACTGCGCGGGGCCGCTGCACACTCCGGAGGTCTCCGCCGCCACGCTGGAGGCCGCCCGCGCCGCGCTCGGCCGCCCCGGGGTCGGCTTCGAGCCGCGGCGGCTCTGGCCGACCGGCATGGACTCACTGGGCGTGCCGCTCAAGGGCCGGATCCCGGCCGGCGAGCAGGCCGAGACCGGTCGGGCGCTCGGCCGGTTGTCCGACATCGGGTGGGGCACCCGGCTGCGCACCCTGCTCGCCGAACAGGCCCCGGACGTCCCCGTCCCCGGCGAGGCGGTGGACGCACTGGTGACCGTGCTCGCCGACTGGGCCCGCGGCCCGGGCGGATGGGCCGGCCCCGCCACGGCGGACGGCACCCGGCTGGACCGTCCGGTCGGCGTCGTGGCCATGGCCTCCTCGACCCGCCCCCAGCTGGTCGGCAGCCTCGCCGCACGGATCGCCGAGATCGGGCGGCTGCCGCTGCTCGGGCGGATCGAGTACGCGGACGGCCGGCCCCCGCACGGGGCCCGCAGCAACAGCGCCCAGCGGCTGCACTCGGTGGCCGACGCTCTGGTCCTGCCGCCGGAGCTCGTGGAGGCGGTGGCCGCCGCGAGCGGTCCGCTGCTGTTGGTGGACGACCTGGTCGACTCGGGGTGGACGGTCACCGTCGCCGCGCGGCTGCTTCGCCGGGCCGGGGCGAGCGCGGTGCTGCCACTGGTGCTGGCCGTACAGGGCTGA
- a CDS encoding DUF4153 domain-containing protein, with amino-acid sequence MSGLSSSAPADPPSVPGPYRTQGVPSPSPFSWLRPSDPDGKAGATPRIVLAALLAGLLTAWLLGDGVGVNLLICGATAAFAAGLAARAAGRRIRPWPVLWSALALALLAVPALWEAGWPVVLSTAWALALASLALHGGRRWPGVLLALPGILWQLGPGVLWALDGLHGRSLPGRGRIVPVLRAVAVAAVLLTVFGWLFASADAAMADVLNSLSPRVDLDRLPVRAILFAVGLLTALGFAHVAAGPRRWDRTVVRPGRARGRLEWALPLVALDLMFGAFAVIQAVVVLGGADAVLRNTGMSRSEYARQGFWQLSVITVLTLVVVAVAKRWAPRATPADRRVARILLGTLCVLALVVVVSALVRMWFYVDASGLTRLRLWVLVVEIWLGVVFALLITAGLTPTAGWLPRVVVLSAALTAAVYGLMGPDAMIAEQNVARFERTHRIDLRNVRDLSPDAVPALDRLPDVQRTCALQLIRTDLERHSEPWYATSRSAARAREILAARPLADSGGGGRNACEQAGLDLTLF; translated from the coding sequence ATGTCCGGCCTGTCCAGCTCCGCCCCGGCCGATCCGCCATCCGTACCCGGCCCGTACCGGACACAGGGCGTACCCTCGCCCTCGCCCTTCTCGTGGCTGCGGCCCAGCGATCCCGACGGCAAGGCCGGCGCCACCCCCCGGATCGTCCTCGCGGCGCTGCTCGCCGGACTCCTGACGGCCTGGCTGCTGGGCGACGGCGTCGGCGTCAACCTGCTCATCTGCGGGGCTACCGCGGCCTTCGCGGCCGGTCTCGCCGCCCGCGCGGCGGGCCGCCGGATCCGGCCCTGGCCAGTCCTGTGGAGCGCGCTCGCGCTGGCCCTGCTCGCCGTACCGGCCCTGTGGGAGGCGGGCTGGCCGGTGGTGCTCTCAACGGCCTGGGCGCTGGCCCTGGCCTCGCTCGCCCTGCACGGGGGCCGCCGCTGGCCCGGCGTCCTGCTCGCCCTGCCGGGCATCCTCTGGCAGCTCGGGCCGGGTGTGCTCTGGGCCCTGGACGGCCTGCACGGGCGCAGCCTGCCCGGCCGGGGCCGGATCGTGCCGGTGCTCAGGGCGGTCGCGGTCGCCGCCGTCCTGCTGACCGTGTTCGGCTGGCTGTTCGCCAGCGCCGACGCCGCCATGGCGGACGTCCTGAACAGCCTGAGCCCCCGCGTGGACCTCGACCGGCTTCCGGTGCGCGCCATCCTCTTCGCGGTCGGGCTGCTCACCGCGCTCGGCTTCGCGCACGTCGCCGCCGGCCCGCGCCGCTGGGACCGTACGGTCGTCCGGCCCGGCCGGGCCCGCGGCCGGCTGGAGTGGGCGCTGCCGCTGGTCGCGCTCGACCTGATGTTCGGCGCCTTCGCGGTGATCCAGGCCGTCGTGGTGCTCGGTGGCGCGGACGCCGTCCTGCGGAACACCGGGATGAGCCGCTCCGAGTACGCCCGGCAGGGCTTCTGGCAGCTGTCCGTGATCACGGTGCTGACCCTGGTCGTGGTGGCGGTCGCCAAGCGCTGGGCCCCGCGCGCCACCCCCGCCGACCGCCGCGTGGCGCGAATCCTGCTCGGCACGCTCTGCGTGCTCGCCCTGGTCGTGGTCGTCTCGGCGCTCGTCCGGATGTGGTTCTACGTGGACGCCTCCGGGCTCACCCGGCTGCGGCTCTGGGTGCTCGTCGTCGAGATCTGGCTCGGCGTCGTGTTCGCCCTACTGATCACCGCCGGGCTGACCCCCACTGCCGGCTGGCTGCCGCGTGTCGTGGTGCTCAGCGCCGCGCTCACCGCGGCGGTGTACGGGCTGATGGGGCCGGACGCGATGATCGCCGAGCAGAACGTCGCCCGCTTCGAGCGCACGCACCGGATCGACCTGCGCAACGTCCGTGACCTCTCGCCGGACGCCGTCCCCGCCCTGGACCGGCTGCCGGACGTCCAACGGACGTGCGCGCTCCAGCTGATCCGCACCGACCTGGAGCGCCACTCCGAGCCCTGGTACGCGACCAGCCGTTCTGCCGCCCGGGCCCGGGAGATCCTGGCCGCGCGTCCGCTGGCCGACAGCGGCGGCGGGGGCAGGAACGCCTGCGAGCAGGCGGGGCTGGACCTGACGTTGTTCTGA